From a region of the Melospiza georgiana isolate bMelGeo1 chromosome 23, bMelGeo1.pri, whole genome shotgun sequence genome:
- the SRSF3 gene encoding serine/arginine-rich splicing factor 3 produces MHRDSCPLDCKVYVGNLGNNGNKTELERAFGYYGPLRSVWVARNPPGFAFVEFEDPRDAADAVRELDGRTLCGCRVRVELSNGEKRSRNRGPPPSWGRRPRDDYRRRSPPPRRRSPRRRSFSRSRSRSLSRDRRRERSLSRERNHKPSRSFSRSRSRSRSNERK; encoded by the exons ATGCATCGTGACTCTTGTCCGCTGGACTGCAAGGTCTATGTGGGTAACCTTGGAAACAATGGCAACAAAACAGAATTAGAGCGAGCTTTTGGCTACTATGGACCACTGCGCAGTGTATGGGTGGCGAGAAATCCTCCTGGGTTTGCCTTTGTGGAGTTTGAAGATCCCCGAGATGCAGCTGATGCAGTCAGAGAGCTAGATGGAAG AACGCTGTGTGGCTGTCGTGTCCGCGTGGAGCTCTCCAACGGGGAGAAGCGCAGTCGGAACCGTGGCCCCCCTCCGTCGTGGGGCCGGCGCCCTCGGGATGACTATCGCAGGAGGAGTCCCCCTCCTCGGCGCAG ATCACCGCGAAGGAGAAGCTTCTCCCGGAGCCGCAGCAG GTCCCTCTCCAGAGACAGAAGAAGAGAGAGATCACTCTCACGGGAGAGGAACCACAAGCCCTCTCGCTCCTTCTCCAGGTCTCGCAG TCGCTCCAGGTCAAATGAGAGGAAATAG
- the CDKN1A gene encoding cyclin-dependent kinase inhibitor 1 produces the protein MPLSQSRAGQSPCSSKACRNLFGPVDHEQLQQDFEDKMKQQLEEAQQRWNFNFETETPLEGPFKWERMLVAEQAPQEVHSLVRAVISSDSRSSLAHRVPPKERGVGRICPEEAQQSSKVCRAGSLQGLKRGQTTIKDFYSAKRRIVPARPQP, from the exons ATGCCgctgtcccagagcagggctgggcagagcccctgcagcagcaaagcctgcAGGAACCTCTTTGGCCCCGTGGACCacgagcagctccagcaggactTTGAGGACAAgatgaagcagcagctggaagaagCTCAGCAGCGCTGGAACTTCAACTTTGAGACAGAGACTCCCCTGGAAGGGCCCTTCAAGTGGGAGAGGATGCTGGTGGCTGAGCAGGCCCCCCAAGAGGTTCACAGCCTGGTCAGGGCTGTCatcagcagtgacagcaggagctccctggcCCACAGGGTGCCCCCCAAGGAGCGTGGTGTTGGCAGGATTTGCCCCGAGGAGGCTCAGCAGAGCTCGAAGGTTTGCAGGGCTGGTTCCCTGCAGGGCTTGAAACGTGGGCAGACCACGATCAAAG aCTTCTACAGTGCCAAGAGGAGGATCGTCCCTGCCCGGCCCCAGCCGTGA